In Astatotilapia calliptera chromosome 20, fAstCal1.2, whole genome shotgun sequence, one genomic interval encodes:
- the tmem82 gene encoding transmembrane protein 82, whose amino-acid sequence MFSFITWLLPTSYFLPGWLTLDINPLESLLQGLVAACGISVLCSLLRVHLFLEESWSKKNGEDTSTRKTSGHPIRTKPGLTGLLQFLFVTGILCVVGSRVASLVVLEFCLRAVSGLVTAGPESGKFLQQLLVQSQFSLGCALTCSLHFLHEGAAQRWLCLLLAAALSWFLARQATNLLHHVIALYKLHSSQGYCGICISLLTSGSSLLPMLCRTIIITFSVAVLAAVSTINQHFLSATEALRFWTPLTICYTLLVVYMQEEQHRLPSSQAVLNAVVVRLGGLMVLMLTVGRWADVFHILICFLGEASCLLPTKDLLDAASSQDEEDYTEYRRRERQQKPRAFKKEHQR is encoded by the exons ATGTTCTCTTTCATCACATGGCTTCTTCCAACTTCCTACTTCTTACCAGGGTGGCTGACTCTAGATATAAATCCACTGGAAAGTTTACTCCAAG GGCTGGTAGCTGCATGTGGGATCTCTGTGCTGTGCTCCCTGTTGAGAGTGCATTTATTCTTGGAGGAGAG CTGGAGTAAAAAAAATGGTGAAGACACATCAACTCGGAAGACATCCGGTCATCCGATAAGGACAAAACCTGGACTTACTGGGCTGCTTCAGTTTCTCTTTGTAACTGGGATACTGTGTGTAGTGGGCTCCCGTGTGGCCTCACTGGTGGTACTAGAATTCTGTCTTCGAGCTGTCTCTGGATTGGTTACAGCTGGACCA GAGTCGGGGAaatttctgcagcagctgttagTTCAAAGCCAGTTCTCTCTGGGTTGCGCCCTAACCTGCAGTTTGCACTTTCTACACGAGGGGGCGGCGCAGCGCTGGCTATGCTTACTCCTGGCAGCAGCACTCAGCTGGTTTCTGGCTAGGCAGGCCACAAACCTGCTGCACCATGTCATAGCTCTGTATAAACTCCACAGCTCACAGGGCTACTGCGGCATTTGCATCAGCCTCCTCACATCGGGCAGCTCCCTGCTGCCCATGCTGTGCAGGACCATCATCATTACCTTCTCTGTGGCTGTGCTGGCTGCTGTTTCAACCATCAACCAACATTTCCTCTCTGCAACAGAAGCCCTTAGGTTTTGGACACCACTTACTATCTGCTATACGCTGTTGGTGGTGTACATGCAGG AAGAGCAACACCGTCTGCCTAGCAGCCAGGCCGTCCTCAACGCAGTGGTGGTGCGTCTCGGGGGTTTGATGGTCCTGATGCTGACTGTTGGACGCTGGGCAGACGTGTTCCACATCCTAATATGTTTCCTCGGAGAGGCTAGCTGTCTACTCCCCACCAAGGATCTGCTGGATGCAGCATCCTCACAG GATGAAGAGGATTATACAGAGTACAGAAGGAGGGAGCGTCAGCAAAAACCACGAGCCTTCAAGAAAGAGCATCAGAGATAG